One Vigna unguiculata cultivar IT97K-499-35 chromosome 7, ASM411807v1, whole genome shotgun sequence genomic region harbors:
- the LOC114190109 gene encoding uncharacterized protein LOC114190109: MGFLLVFFPEDTIAAKTNLLSSSSSSSSSLKRSTSNTILSKAQSTLSICLLLLFTTLLLFTLSTFQPSTPHKPSTPHNPSNDAVSPALQRLGTLYRRGTRAMNHLLLCHVSQDTPLHHLRLFLRLLHRSGLTSKSDVVFIFPTSSPSFASLLHEENNSFLSLVALHAQLNSTRRSPPSDSTFDVSRFHRSPGRGDSIWGRKIRSFCNSSESEFTRPSYGSVLSFDADELDPENSLAGFLDRVPLSLRRWACYPMLLGRVRRNFKHVMLVDVDSVLIFNDPLGRFRNRSPDSVFVFPKRGRNSERTQSRRVVNSAVLMGGARGIRRVSQAMLVEIVRAAVQVKRKNSVSDSAILSQLASKEFVLKNVDLIVASEPLPEPSPLAFDATSFSDHLIIERGVGNSDLNSIVNSQICSSVIDSFVYRDCQQLEKLEK, translated from the coding sequence ATGGGTTTCCTCTTAGTTTTCTTCCCAGAAGACACCATTGCTGCCAAAACGaaccttctctcttcttcttcttcttcttcttcatctctgaAGAGAAGCACCTCAAACACCATTCTCTCCAAAGCTCAATCCACACTCTCCATATGCCTCCTTCTCCTCTTCACCACCCTCCTCCTCTTCACCCTCTCTACATTCCAACCCTCCACCCCCCACAAACCTTCCACTCCCCACAACCCTTCAAACGACGCCGTTTCCCCCGCACTCCAACGCTTGGGCACCCTCTACCGCCGTGGCACCCGCGCCATGAACCACCTTCTCCTCTGTCACGTCTCCCAAGACACCCCTCTCCACCATCTCCGCCTCTTCCTACGACTCCTCCACCGCTCCGGCCTCACCTCCAAATCCGACGTCGTTTTCATCTTCCCCACTTCCTCACCCTCCTTCGCCTCCCTTCTCCACGAAGAGAACAACTCCTTCCTCTCCCTCGTCGCTCTTCATGCCCAGCTCAACTCCACCCGCCGGAGCCCACCCTCCGACTCCACCTTCGACGTCTCTCGCTTCCACAGGTCCCCCGGAAGAGGGGACTCCATCTGGGGGAGGAAAATTCGAAGCTTTTGCAATAGCTCCGAGAGTGAGTTCACTCGGCCGAGTTACGGCTCGGTGTTGAGTTTCGACGCCGACGAACTCGACCCCGAGAACTCTCTCGCTGGCTTCCTCGACCGTGTTCCACTCAGCTTACGACGCTGGGCGTGTTACCCCATGCTGCTCGGGCGAGTCAGGAGGAATTTCAAACATGTCATGCTCGTGGACGTTGACAGCGTGTTGATTTTTAACGACCCACTCGGGCGATTCAGGAATCGGAGTCCCGACTCGGTTTTCGTTTTCCCTAAACGCGGTAGGAACTCGGAGCGAACTCAGTCTCGTCGCGTTGTCAACTCGGCGGTTTTGATGGGCGGTGCTCGAGGGATCCGGCGCGTGTCGCAGGCGATGCTGGTGGAAATTGTGCGAGCCGCGGTGCAGGTGAAGAGGAAGAACTCGGTGTCGGACTCGGCCATTCTGAGTCAACTCGCTAGCAAGGAGTTCGTGTTGAAGAACGTTGATTTGATCGTGGCGAGCGAGCCGTTACCGGAACCGAGTCCGCTCGCATTTGACGCGACGTCGTTTTCGGATCATCTGATAATTGAACGGGGTGTGGGTAACTCTGATCTAAATTCCATTGTTAATAGCCAAATTTGTTCTTCTGTGATCGATTCTTTTGTTTATAGGGATTGTCAACAATtggaaaaactagaaaaataa